The Halomonas denitrificans DNA window CTGGTGGGTGAAGCGCGTGATGCGCCGGTACCACGAGCCCGCCGACCGCTACGAAGGGACCGGCGCGGAGCTGGCCCGCGACCTGCTCGATCGGCTGGGCCTGGACCGGGTCCCGGTCGAACGCACGGACCAGGGCGATCACTACGACCCCGAGGCGCGCGTGGTGCGGCTGAGCCCGGAAAACCACGACCGGCGATCCCTGACCGCGGTGACCGTGGCCGCTCACGAAGTCGGGCACGCCGTCCAGCACGCCCTCGGCTACGGACCGCTGGTCTGGCGGACCCGCCTGGTCAAGGCGGCGCAGCGCGTGCAGCGGATCGGCGTCGTGCTGATGGTGGCGATGCCGCTGGTCCTGCTCGCGCTTCGGCTGCCGAGGGCCGGACTCCTGCTGCTGGTGTTCGGGCTCGCGGCGCTGGCCTCGGGCATCGTGGTCCACCTGGTCACGCTGCCGACGGAACTCGACGCGTCGTTCCGCCGGGCCCTGCCCCTGCTCGACAAGGGCGGCTACCTGAAGCCCGAGGACCGGCGCCCGGCCCGACGCATCCTCGCTGCGGCCGCGTTCACCTACGTCGCGGCCTCGCTGATGGGCCTGCTGAACTTCTGGTGGTGGATGAGGATCCTGCGGCCCTGAATCCGCCGGTGGCGGTCAGTGATGGTCCATGACCTCGCCGTCCTTGAACAGGAAGGCGCGGAGCTGCTCGTCGAAGTCCCCATCGTTGCGGCGCAGCCATTCCAGCACCATCGCGGCGTGCTCGATCTCTTCGCGCATGTTGTGGAGCAGGATCTCGCGCAGCGCGTCGTCCTCGCAGTCATCGGCACGCTGGCGATACCAGTCCGCCGCTTCCAGCTCTTCCATCAGCGAGACGATCGCGTGGTGCATGGCCAGGGTCTTCTTGCTCAGCCGCTCGCGCGGCGCGTGCAGTCCTTCGCTCGACATGAATCTGATCTCCTCCGGTTGCGATACGGGATGTCGGGAGTGGCCGAGGGCTTCGGCCGCTTCAGTCCCGGTTCAGGGCCGGCGGGCAATCTTCGCTGCCGATCCTCGGTACACGAGAATACGGAATTCCGGCGCTCGACGCGCCGGGACGTGGCCCTTTGCCGACGCACTGAAGGCGAATGCTCACGAAGTCACGCTAGGTCGCTGATCGTGAAAGAAATTGAAGCCTTGAATTTCCCGGCCATCGGGTGCATCATCGACGCTGGGAAGCTGAATCGACCGCTTGTCGACCGAACCGGAGAAGCCTCGGCATGCCGAGAGTCCTGATCATCGCGCTGCTTCTGACCTGGATGGCCGCCCCCGCGGGCGCCGGAGAGGTCGAGAACGTGCGCGTGTGGGCCGGCCCGGACAAGACCCGCGTCGTCCTCGATCTCGACGCCCAGGTCGATTACCGCCTGTTCACGCTCGACGCGCCGCATCGCCTGGTGGTCGATATCGATGCGGCCCGCATGAGCGCGACGCCGGCGCTCGACCCCGAACACTCGGGCGTCGTCGAGGGCGTGCGCCACGGCGTGCGCAACGGCAACGACCTGCGCGTGGTCCTCGACCTGGCCGACGCGGCGCGGACCAAGAGCTTCCTGCTCGAGCCGACCGGCCAGTACGGCCACCGGCTGGTGCTCGACCTCTACCCCCACGGCGCCGAGTCGGCGACCGATCGTCTTCGCCAGGTCGCACAGACCCTGCCTGCCGACAATCGTGACATGCTGGTCGCGATCGACGCGGGCCACGGCGGCGAGGATCCGGGCGCCATCGGCCCGGGCGGAACGTACGAGAAGCACGTGGTGATGGCGATCGCCCGGGAACTCGCGCGGCAGGTGGATGCGGCACCGGGAATGAGCGCGGTCCTGATCCGAACCGGCGACTACTACATCCCGCTGAAGGAGCGCTACCAGCGTGCTCGCGAGGCACGCGCGGACCTGATGCTGTCGATTCACGCGGATGCATTCCGGGACCGTCGAGTGCGCGGCAGCAAGGTCTTCGTCCTTTCGCGGCGCGGCGCCTCGTCCGAGGCGGCGCGGCTCCTGGCAGAAAGCGAGAACGCCGCCGACCGGGCCGGCGGCGTGAGCCTCGACCAGGGCGACGACATGCTGCGCTCGGTCCTGCTCGACCTGTCGCAGAGCGCGTCGATGGAATACAGCAACGGGGCCGCACAGGCGATCCTCGACGAACTGGTTCGCGACGGAAAGACCAGCGCGCGGCGGACCGTCGAACGCGCCAACTTCGTGGTCCTGCGCTCCCATGACGTTCCGAGCGTCCTGATCGAAACCGGGTTCATCAGCAACCCGGACGAAGAGAAGAACCTCGGCTCTCCGCGCTACCGGGCCGAGATCGCATCGGCCATCCTGCGCGGCGTCGAGGAACACTTCCGCCTGACCGCCCCGCGGGGGACCTGGTTCGCCGCCAACCGCGACACCTCGGAGTACATCGTCCAGCGCGGCGACACGCTCGGCACCATCGCCCAGCGCTACTCGGTCAGCCTGAGCCAGCTGCGCCGCGCCAACCGGCTGGACGGCGACGTGATCCACCCCGGCGCCGTGCTGGTGATCCCGCCGGGCTGAATCGCCCTCCGCCCCTCGATTCCGCGGCTCCGGGGTCTTGCCCCGGCCCGAGAATTCTAGTAACATCCCCGCTCTTTACTGAATCGCGTTCCAACCTTGGAGCCCACTGCTCTCATGAAAACGTTCAGCGCCAAGTCGCACGAAGTGCGCCGCGAGTGGCTGCTGGTCGACGCCGAAGGCAAGACCCTCGGCCGACTGTCCAGCGAAATCGCGCGCCGCCTGCGCGGCAAGCACAAGCCGGAATTCACGCCGCACGTCGACACCGGCGACTACGTGGTCGTCATCAACGCCGACAAGATCGCGGTCACCGGCCGCAAGATGTCGGACAAGGTGTACTACCACCACACCGGCTACATCGGCAACCTGAAGTCCATCACGCTGGAAAAGCTGCTGGACAAGGCTCCGGAGCGCGTCATCCAGAACGCGGTCAAGGGCATGCTGCCGAAGAACCCGCTGGGCCGGGCGATGATCAAGAAACTGAAGATCTACGCCGGCTCCGAGCACCCGCACGCCGCCCAGCAGCCGCGCGCGCTGGAACTGTAAGCAACGGAATAAAGACGACATGGCAACCGAACAGTTTTACGGAACCGGCCGCCGCAAGACCTCGACCGCTCGAGTGTTCCTGCGTCGCGGCACCGGCCAGATCATGGTCAACCAGAAGCCGCTCGACGAGTTCTTCGGCCGCGAAACCGCCCGCATGATCGCGCGGCAGCCGCTGGAACTGGTCGAACTGGCCGACAAGTTCGACATCTACGCCACCGTGACCGGTGGCGGCACCACGGGCCAGGCCGGCGCACTGCGCCTCGGCGTGTCCCGTGCGCTGACCGAGTACGACGAGAACCTGCGCGGCGAACTGCGCAAGGCCGGCTTCCTGACTCGCGACGCACGTGCGGTGGAGCGGAAGAAGATCGGTCTGCACAAGGCACGCAAGGCCACCCAGTACTCCAAGCGCTGATTCTGCGGCGTCCTTTCGCCGCTGGCGGCGTTCGGTGCCGCTTCGGAATGCTCATGCACCTCCAGTGCACTGCGCTTCCTCAGCGACACCGAGCCTGGCCAGCGACGAAATGCCACGCGCAGAATCGCCCATTCAGCAAGTCCTGGATGGGCTAACAACGATCCAAATGGGGGATCGTCTAGCGGTAGGACTACGGACTCTGACTCCGTCAGCGGGGGTTCGAATCCCTCTCCCCCAGCCACAAAAAAGTACAGCCCGGCTCCCGCCGGGCTTTTTTTGTGGCTGGGGGAGAGGGATCGATGCAAGCGCGAAGCGCGCTGCTACCCGAGCGCAGCGAGGGCAAACCGCAGCGAAGCGGCGGCGCAGTCCATCCCACCGTCAAGAAAGCGCTTGGTCCGAGAGGCCACAAGCCCAGACCAGCCCGGCACTGCCGGGCATTTTTTATGCGCGTTGGCTGGGGGAGAGGGATCGATGCAAGCGCGAAGCGCGCTGCTACCCGAGCGCCAGCGAGGGCAAGCCGAAGCGAAGCTGCGGCGCAGTCCATCCCACGCGTTACGAAACGGTTTGGTCGAGAGGCCACCGCCCCGGCACTGCCGGGCATTTTTTATGCGCGTTGGCTGGGGGAGAGGGATCGATGCAAGGGAGCTTAGCGACCGCTGCCACCCGAGCGCAGCGAGGGCAAGCCGCAGCGAAGCGAAGGCGCAGTCCATCCCACCCGTGACGCAATGCTCGGCACGGAAAGAGCGATCCGTCGACCGCCTGAGTCGCCTGCGTGCCGCGCTTTCAGCGGGCTGCGGGAGAGGGATCGATGCAAGGGAGCGAAGCGAGGGCAAGCCGTAGCGTAGATGCGGCGAAGTCCATCCGAACCGTGAAAGGCCAATCGCCTGCATGGCAGGCTCCCACAGGCCGTCGGCCGGACGCTGCGAAGGATTGACTTCCTTCCTGTGGGAGCGAGCCTTGCTCGCGAATGGGGTCGCCTGTCAGGCTCCCGCACCCACGATTCAGCTGCGCCGGAAGCGCAGCGCGAGCACCGCCACCGCCAGTACCAGCAGGACCATCCCCCACCCCCGCATGGCCGGCACCGGCTCGGCCTCCGGCAACACCAGGGGCTCGAAGTCGACGACCAGCTGCGGCGTCAGCGCCGCGTTCTCGCGGCTCCCGATCCGGCGAGCGTTCTGCGGATTGCCTTCCTCGCCGATCAGGATCCAGCCGAAGTTCTGCCCGGGATCGTCGACCCACTGCTGGACATCGTCGACCAGGCCGGGCGCGGTGACGAAGGTCACCGGGCCGGTGCCGGAGCCGACCGGCGCGGTCGAGGACGCGGCGGCCGCGTAGTCGCCGCCGGGCGAGGACCAGGGGACCGTATCGAACTCTCGATGCAGCCAGGTGGCGTCCGGTGCGACCGCCGGCGCGCCTGCACCGCCCGCTCCCTGCGCCACGGAACCCCCCTCGCCCCAGTCGGCCAGTACGCGGTGCAGCGCCGCATCGAAGCCGGTCGCACCGGGCGGTACCAGGTCAACCTCGAGCGTGAGTTCGACGCTGTTGACTACAGAACCCGGCGGAATCGCGGACAGATCGAAGCGCATCAGGGCGCGCCGACGCACGTTTCCGGCATTGACCCCGGTACGGCCGAAAAACAGGTTCGGACCGGCACCGTTCGACAGGTCGCCGGCCGCGCGCTCGTACAGCGTGTTGTCGCGATCGGGGGCCACGGTGAGCGTGTCGCCGTACACGCTCGACGCGGCGAACGGGACCATCGCTGCCAGCGCAAGCCGCACGAACGGTCGGAGAGAAAAGCGGAAGCCCGGAGATCGAAACATGTGACGCACCTCAAGATTCGTGATCGATTACGCGGAGTCTCTCCGCAAACCCGTGAAAAATCGAAGGTTTCGAGATTGAACGGGTTCGGGCCGCAGGGTATGTTAGACCGATCAGCGATCGATCCGCACGACGAATCGATCACGGAAGGGGGGAATTCAGCATGGACCAGGAACGCCATGGACAAGAACCTTCCGTCGTCGCGAAGACGCTTTCTCCACCGGTCCGGAGCACTGGGGCTCGCTGCCGCGGGCATCGGTGCCGGGCTCATTCCGATCACCACACTGGCGCAACAGGTCCGGCTGACCTCGTTGTGGCCGGCCCGCGTCCCCGACGAGCAGCGCGGCGGCGCAATGCCCTCGCTGGCGTTCCGTGTCTACGCCAAGCTCGGCTACGGTGCACGGCCCGATAATCCGGCCAATCCCGGCAACGTCGGCGACCTCCAGTACTTCAACAGCCTCGGCGGTGACGACACGTCGCGCCTGCAGGCCTGGTTGACCGAGCAGATGTCGCCGGGCGCCGACCCGGAAGTCGACAATCGCGTCAACGGCAACCCGGTCTACCGTACGCCTTCGCTCTCGCTGAACCAGATGTGGTCGCAGCACTATCGCTACGACGGCCCCAACGGCTGGCCGATGCGCAACCGCCCGTACTGGGAAATGCAGATGCTGACCCTGACCCGGTCGGTCCATTCCCGCTGGCAGCTGCGCGAAGTCCTGGCCGATTTCTGGCACAACCACTTCAACGTCGACGGCAGCGAAGACGTCGTTCGAAGCGTGCTGACCAGCTACGATCGCGACGTCATCCGCCCGGGCATCTTCGGCAACTTCCGGACCATGCTCGAAGGCGTGGTCAAGCACGCCGCGATGATGTTCTACCTCGACAACGCCCGCAACAGCACGCCGAACCCGAACGAAAACTATGCCCGCGAGCTGCTGGAGCTGCACACGCTCGGCGCGGTCGAGAACTACTACGGCTACATCCCGCCGGGCCAGGTACCGACCAACGTCGACGGCGAGCCCGCCGGCTACGTGGAAGCGGACGTTCTCGAAACCGCCCGCCTGCTGACCGGCTTCGGCATCGCCGACAGCGACGACGGCGCGCCCGACACGGGCGATTTCCTGTTCCGCGACGCCTGGCACGACGACGGACCGAAGACCATCCTCGGTCAGACCTATACCTATGCGGGACCGGGCGCGAACGAAGAACAGGAGCTGACCGATCTGCTGGACTACCTCTGCCAGCACCGCGGCACGGCCGAATACGTTTGCTGGAAGCTCGCCGTCCGGCTGATCGGCGACGGCTTCACGGCCCAGTCGCCGGTCGTCCAGGCCGCCGCGGACGTCTTCCAGTCGAACTGGGACCAGCCGGACCAGCTCCAGCAGGTCTACAGCGTGCTGATCCTGTCGAACGAGTTCCGCACCACCTGGGCCGACAAGGTCAAGCGGCCCAACGAAATCGTCGCCTCCACGCTGCGCGCCGCCAACGCGCCCTACGATTTCGAGCTGACCAGCGCCGGCGACGATACCGGCTTCTACGGCTTCTACTGGACCTGGCGACTGACCGGACAGCTGCCGTTCAACTGCGAGCCCCCGACCGGCTACGCCGAGGACGCCTCGTTCTGGAAGGGCTCCGGGCCGCTGGTGATGTCCTGGCG harbors:
- a CDS encoding zinc metallopeptidase, producing MVLIGLVLVAAVVVLPGWWVKRVMRRYHEPADRYEGTGAELARDLLDRLGLDRVPVERTDQGDHYDPEARVVRLSPENHDRRSLTAVTVAAHEVGHAVQHALGYGPLVWRTRLVKAAQRVQRIGVVLMVAMPLVLLALRLPRAGLLLLVFGLAALASGIVVHLVTLPTELDASFRRALPLLDKGGYLKPEDRRPARRILAAAAFTYVAASLMGLLNFWWWMRILRP
- a CDS encoding ferritin; translation: MSSEGLHAPRERLSKKTLAMHHAIVSLMEELEAADWYRQRADDCEDDALREILLHNMREEIEHAAMVLEWLRRNDGDFDEQLRAFLFKDGEVMDHH
- a CDS encoding N-acetylmuramoyl-L-alanine amidase encodes the protein MPRVLIIALLLTWMAAPAGAGEVENVRVWAGPDKTRVVLDLDAQVDYRLFTLDAPHRLVVDIDAARMSATPALDPEHSGVVEGVRHGVRNGNDLRVVLDLADAARTKSFLLEPTGQYGHRLVLDLYPHGAESATDRLRQVAQTLPADNRDMLVAIDAGHGGEDPGAIGPGGTYEKHVVMAIARELARQVDAAPGMSAVLIRTGDYYIPLKERYQRAREARADLMLSIHADAFRDRRVRGSKVFVLSRRGASSEAARLLAESENAADRAGGVSLDQGDDMLRSVLLDLSQSASMEYSNGAAQAILDELVRDGKTSARRTVERANFVVLRSHDVPSVLIETGFISNPDEEKNLGSPRYRAEIASAILRGVEEHFRLTAPRGTWFAANRDTSEYIVQRGDTLGTIAQRYSVSLSQLRRANRLDGDVIHPGAVLVIPPG
- the rplM gene encoding 50S ribosomal protein L13 is translated as MKTFSAKSHEVRREWLLVDAEGKTLGRLSSEIARRLRGKHKPEFTPHVDTGDYVVVINADKIAVTGRKMSDKVYYHHTGYIGNLKSITLEKLLDKAPERVIQNAVKGMLPKNPLGRAMIKKLKIYAGSEHPHAAQQPRALEL
- the rpsI gene encoding 30S ribosomal protein S9 — its product is MATEQFYGTGRRKTSTARVFLRRGTGQIMVNQKPLDEFFGRETARMIARQPLELVELADKFDIYATVTGGGTTGQAGALRLGVSRALTEYDENLRGELRKAGFLTRDARAVERKKIGLHKARKATQYSKR
- a CDS encoding DNRLRE domain-containing protein, encoding MFRSPGFRFSLRPFVRLALAAMVPFAASSVYGDTLTVAPDRDNTLYERAAGDLSNGAGPNLFFGRTGVNAGNVRRRALMRFDLSAIPPGSVVNSVELTLEVDLVPPGATGFDAALHRVLADWGEGGSVAQGAGGAGAPAVAPDATWLHREFDTVPWSSPGGDYAAAASSTAPVGSGTGPVTFVTAPGLVDDVQQWVDDPGQNFGWILIGEEGNPQNARRIGSRENAALTPQLVVDFEPLVLPEAEPVPAMRGWGMVLLVLAVAVLALRFRRS
- a CDS encoding DUF1800 domain-containing protein — translated: MDKNLPSSRRRFLHRSGALGLAAAGIGAGLIPITTLAQQVRLTSLWPARVPDEQRGGAMPSLAFRVYAKLGYGARPDNPANPGNVGDLQYFNSLGGDDTSRLQAWLTEQMSPGADPEVDNRVNGNPVYRTPSLSLNQMWSQHYRYDGPNGWPMRNRPYWEMQMLTLTRSVHSRWQLREVLADFWHNHFNVDGSEDVVRSVLTSYDRDVIRPGIFGNFRTMLEGVVKHAAMMFYLDNARNSTPNPNENYARELLELHTLGAVENYYGYIPPGQVPTNVDGEPAGYVEADVLETARLLTGFGIADSDDGAPDTGDFLFRDAWHDDGPKTILGQTYTYAGPGANEEQELTDLLDYLCQHRGTAEYVCWKLAVRLIGDGFTAQSPVVQAAADVFQSNWDQPDQLQQVYSVLILSNEFRTTWADKVKRPNEIVASTLRAANAPYDFELTSAGDDTGFYGFYWTWRLTGQLPFNCEPPTGYAEDASFWKGSGPLVMSWRTASLMIRDTDSGSAPNYIDFAAQTNGAGIALTPNAIVDYWLDRVQGVGHATAAGKRAEMVAFVRAQGNAAGDDQPLGINTSDTGQFSTYQQMLNGLFLLIALLPERMSR